ggcggaggagaggaggggcggaggagaggaggggcggaggagaggaggagaggaggggcggaggagaggaggagaggaggggcggaggagaggagaggaggggcggaggagaggaggagaggaggggcggaggagaggaggggcggaggagaggaggagaggaggggcggaggagaggaggggcggaggagaggaggagaggaggagaggaggagaggaggggcggaggagaggaggagaggaggggcggaggagaggaggggcggaggagagggggggcggaggagaggaggggcggaggagaggaggggagggatggtagGACAGGATAGGAAGGATGGAGGCATTgcgggtgagaggggtgggggaggagaggggggctcaCGGAAGGCAGTGTAGAACTCGTGCAGAGTGAGCAGCCCATCATTGTTGTAGTCGTCGTAGCGGAGGAGATCCTGCATGGTGCACTCCAGCATGCTGTCTACAAGATGGTCCTGCTCAGAGAtctaacacacccacacatacatatacacacccacacacacagacaacccaATTAAAATGTAACATTTCGCATTTCAAAAGGTTAGACTAAATAGGACTAATCATGCGGTGCCGCTCTAGTTGGTCAATCAAGTGCACCCTACGTATATGACAGTAACTAGCTCCACCCAGAGAGGTCCCCACCTGCGCCAGCTCATCGCTTCCCAAGCGACCGTCCAGGTTCCTGTCCAGATATGTGAACATGCTCTCCACCAGAGCTTGCCTCTGAGCCATGTCTGTCTGACGACCCTGGCACTGGTTCTGGCCCTGCTTCTGGCCCTGCTTCTGGCCCTGGTTCTGG
This genomic window from Osmerus eperlanus unplaced genomic scaffold, fOsmEpe2.1 SCAFFOLD_887, whole genome shotgun sequence contains:
- the LOC134015787 gene encoding follistatin-related protein 4-like, producing MDQYNKLKTMLLNMQPSYMTHQDQGQNQGQGQKQGQKQGQNQGQNQGQKQGQKQGQNQCQGRQTDMAQRQALVESMFTYLDRNLDGRLGSDELAQISEQDHLVDSMLECTMQDLLRYDDYNNDGLLTLHEFYTAFPFRVPVFPRQGPDNPCYQPGQSRTQTAICCVMKKNSW